Sequence from the Candidatus Dependentiae bacterium genome:
ACTGCTTTTTTAATTGACTCAAATGTTAATAAACTCCCGGGTGGATTTAAATGACCGAGCGGATATACAAAAGAAGGTGGTAAAGCTATGTCTTTAAAATTTTGTTTTGTATGTTTTAAAAATGTCTCACTAAAAAATCCGGGTCCGGTAGTTGCAATTATATTTTTGGAACTTTTATCTATTGTATAGTGCTTAGGCAAATCATCAATATAGCCTTTTACAATGGGATGTTTAGGTGCAGCAGCAACTAACCCATTAGCTAAAAGATATACAAAACAATCTGCTGGATGAAATGCAGTATAAAAATCTAAGTTATAATTAAGTATTTTAAAAGCTTCTGGGTTCAAACATTCAAAATCCGTATCTATATAAAGGCCGCCGTATGTATAGAGTATCTCCATACGTAAAATATCGGATTTAGCCCCATAATTAGTTTCTTGATCATAAATAGCTTGATTAAAGAGTTTAAGCTCTTTTACTTCTTTTTCTGTCCATAATTTATATGTCCAATTTGGTCCTAGATTTTGCCATGTTTGTTGCCATTTTTTATATTTTTCTGGAAAAGGACTTCCCAGCCATATTTGGTGTACTAACAAAGGAATACGAGGTGTTATATTTTGAGGTTGCCTAAAAGGGTAATTTTTAGAATACAGTGTACGGCAAAGTGAATCTAAATTACTTAAAAAATCAGGTTCAAAACTAGAGCTTGGTAGCTGCTCTTTTTTATTTATATATTTAAATAAATAGTTATAAAAAGGGGCATAATGCTTATCATTTTTTCCAAATGAAGTATCGTAATCAATAATAGTTTTATTTAAATAGTTAGATGCAACACAGACTGTAGTATGCATAAAAGCTAGTGACACAAACCGTAATAAAAAATACGGTGAAAATATATTGAGTAGTGTAAAATTCATGATTATATGCTTAAGTAATTTTGTGCTAATGTTTTAACAGCTTGTTTGATAGTTGTTTGTTTAGCTTGGCTTGTGCTATGTGTTAAGGCTTCATCGAGTAAATAGACTAAAGCTTGAGCCTGCTCTGTATTAAAGCCCCGAGTAGTAATAGCTGGTGTGCCAATACGTATGCCACTGGTAATCCAAGGTTTTTCTGGATCAAATGGTATACAACTACGACTTACGCTAATGCCAGCTGATTCTAAAACCGCTTCTGCTGCGCGACCAGTTATATTTTTAGAGCGCAAATCCACTATAAATAAATGATTGTCAGTGCCACCGGCAACTATGCGGTAACCTAACTCTTTAAATGTTTGAGCCATAGCTTGAGCATTTTTGATAACTTGTGTTTGATACTCTTTAAATTCTGGCTGCTGAGCTAGTTTAAACGCTACAGCTTTAGCTGCTATAGTATGCATAAAGGGGCCACCTTGAATACCGGGCATAATAGCTCGATCAAGAATGTCTTTAAATTCTGTTTTGCACATTACAAGGCCGCCGCGAGGGCCGCGTAGTGTTTTATGTGTTGTACTTGTGACAAAGTCTGCAAATGCAAGCGGACTTGGGTGTAAATCAGTTGCTACCAGGCCTGCTATGTGTGCTATATCAGCCATAAAATAAGCCCCAACGGATTTAGCAATAGAGCTAAAACGTTCAAAATCTATAAAGCGTGAATAAGCAGATGCTCCGGCAATAATTAAT
This genomic interval carries:
- a CDS encoding serine hydroxymethyltransferase; translated protein: MNTLSIIDAEIALILEQEQTRQTQEINLIASENYTHPAILKVMGSVLTNKYAEGYPGKRYYGGCKFVDEAETLAIERCKQLFKAEHANVQAHAGSQANMAVYTAVLKPGDTIMGMSLASGGHLTHGHSVNFSGSFYNTVQYGVDRETEHINYNHLEQLAHEHKPKLIIAGASAYSRFIDFERFSSIAKSVGAYFMADIAHIAGLVATDLHPSPLAFADFVTSTTHKTLRGPRGGLVMCKTEFKDILDRAIMPGIQGGPFMHTIAAKAVAFKLAQQPEFKEYQTQVIKNAQAMAQTFKELGYRIVAGGTDNHLFIVDLRSKNITGRAAEAVLESAGISVSRSCIPFDPEKPWITSGIRIGTPAITTRGFNTEQAQALVYLLDEALTHSTSQAKQTTIKQAVKTLAQNYLSI